AGATGTACAggaactgtttttgttgttgtttcattatGTCTTGGTCGTGTGAACCggcaaggacagcacacaataagTTGGTCCACACGTTACGAAGAAGAACACATTTTTTTtcgtaaaacaaaaattaacacttGACGGTTCTGACGTGAAAGTAGTAAAGTAAAGTCATTCTGATAGAATAACAGATTTATTGCAATGTTCCAGATCGGTGTATTAGACTGTTGTTGCGTCGATGTCCCGTTGGTGTGCTGGTCGGTGATACGGTCGGTCGGGTACCGGCAGGTCGCAGTCCCTGGGCCGTGCTGGGTCGACGTCCGATCGAAGGTCGCTACCGACTCAGGGGCTACAGGCAGCAGCCAGTGTTGACCTGGTGGCCATGTGGCGCTTTACATATCCCGGTGGACAGATTGCTGTGTGGGTCACGTGAGATGCAGACGCGTGTCACGAAGCGCGCGAACGAAATGTACTGCCGCGATTTGCAGCGCCGCCGTCAGCTGAGTCCGCTGCCGGCAGGCGATGGTGGTCTCTCTCGTGAAGCTAAATGGAGTTTTGCATTCACACAAAGGACTGTTTACGTTGCTGTTGTCCGCTCGCGCGTACTAGCGGAAAAACTgctgttaaatgtaaatgtcgggtgactagggcctcccgtcgggtagaccgtgagacgggtgcaagcctttcgatttgacgacacttcggcgacttgcgcgtcgaaggggATTTCacgataatgattaggacaacacaatacccagtccctgaaagcagaaaatctccgacccagccgttaatcgaacccgagcccttaggattgactttctgtcgcgctggccactcagctaccgggggcggacgactgCTGTTGTGCTGTTGTAATTTGGCATTTACACAGCACCTTATTTACGACCAGAGTTCGGAGTGCCACGTGTTGCTAGCTACAGAATGAGATGCCTACGAGTGCGGCAAACCGCCAGTCGCTGTTGTGTTCCGTGGCGATGTATGACCAGGTGACTGCCCAGATACTATTGTTGTACTCTTCAGTCTGGTTTAGTGCAAGTCTCTTCGTCTCGGTATGAATACCGCATCCCACCTGAGTATTGATGGTATCACCTTCAGAGgtgtgttttatatttcttagTCCAATATAATGGGCTTATGTGCTACGCTGCACCGTCATCAGGCCCTCAATTAGCAATAACTGGATCTAAATCAACTTCACAACTTATCAAAGGGATAAAATTAAAGCGGCGTCTGCAGGTTTATTTATATACGTACGTCAAATGACAGCTGGTCCTGACCACGTTCCCAAGTGCATTACGAGATATTACCTATTtaggacatatgaaaatttgtaccagaccaggactcgaaaccgCATTTCCTGCACATCGTGAGAGGTTACCTTAACCACTTCGGTAATCCAAGTATGCTCTCATGCCCATCcctaacttccatatgtcacactgttGGAGTTATCATCTCTGGGCTAAAtattttttcatctacatctacatctacatttatactccgcaagccacccaacggtgtgtggcggagggcactttacgtgccactgtcattacctccctttcctgttccagtggcgtatggttcgcgggaagaacgactgccggaaagcctccgtgcgcggtcgaatctctctaattttacattcgtgatctcctcgggaggtataagcagtatattcaatacatcatccagaaacgcactctctcgaaacctagacaacaagctacaccacgatgtagagcgcctctcttggagagtctgcaacttgagtttgctaaatatctccgtaacgctatcacgcttaccaaataaccccttgacgaaacgagccgctcttctttggatcttctctatctcctccgtcaacccgacctcgtacggatcccacactgatgagcaatactcaagtataggtcgaactagtattttgtaagccacctcctttgttgatggactacattttctaaggtcactcccaatgaatctcaacctggcatccgccttaccaacaattaattttatatgattattccacttcatatcgttcggtacacatactcccaaatattctacagaagtaactgctaccagtgtttgttccgctatcatatacacatacaataaaggatccttatttctatgtattcgcaatagattacatttgtctatgttgtcagttgccactccgtgcaccaagtgcctatccgctgcagatcttcatgcatttcgctgcaattttctaatgctgcaacttctctgtatactacagcatcaaccgcgaaaagccgcaaggaacttccgacactaatTTTTATTTGATGCTGTAGCTTAcagcgaaaaaaagaaaaaaaagttaggaGCGATCTCCTTAGGTAACACTAgacacaacttcaacaaaacaatcgCCACTTGTATCTAAGTCCAGCCTTTCTGAAATCTTAAAACAATTAAAAGACTTTAAATATATAATAGTTTACAGCAGATGGCTCATTTACATTCTTTTTTGCTATAAAACAATTAAAACAATACTACAATACTTTGAAGATTTACAGTCGAACACTACTTTCATAAAAGATCAGCTTACACTGCACTAAGCTTCAGCACCAACAGATTCTGGTTATGGAagatttacattttatatttttattttgactgCCTTTCATCTTCATCGTCTTCATCATCAGAGAAATCTCCTGACGGTCTGCCAGTAaactgttgttcaaatggttcaaatggctctgagcactacgggatttaacatctgaggttatcagtcctctagaacttagaactacttaaacctaactaacctaaggacatcacacatatccatgcccgtagcaggattcgaacctgcgaccgtagcggtcgcgcggttccagactgtagcgcctacaaccgctcggccaccctggccggcagcaaACTGTTGTGCTGAAGAGTTGGGGGAGAAGTCATAGCGACCAGCTTTTGGTGGTGGGGGGCTGCTTGTGCTTTCACCAACATCATTACTGGTAGATGACGTGGGTGAGCCATCGCGCCGAGGACTGGCTGGAGGCGATAGAGCTTGCATCAGACGCCCTTTCCCTTCATTCCATATTTGTGAGAAGGGGCCATCCCGCCCAAACAGCAGGAGGCACGTATCAATGAATTTACGTGATTTTTCTTCCCACTTCTGTAACATACCTACCTTCTTCTCTCCAATATTCTTCATTACACGCTTTCCTTTATCTTTTAGTTCAACCATTTTGTTGTGCAAGCGGAACTTTTTCTCATTCAGGAAAGAAGCATTTAACTCCTTTGCAGAATATCATATTCTCGCACTATTCTTGCCACTACATCCGATTTGAAAACTCCTTCTGTCCGTTCCgtggcagcaaacatccctttTTCTTTTAGTCGTGCATATACATCGGTGCCATCTTCTGTCATATAAGGTATCTCATCATGTGCCACAAAATCAATCTTGTGAAACGCAAGGAAGTCATCATCAAGTTCCCAAGGTGCATCTCTAACAACTTCATCTACATAGCAACAATGACGAACAGCTCCATAACGTTCAGACTCTGTCATTACTGTGCGACCTTTCTTGCTGTGAGTGAGTGCATCACTGCAGACTCGTACAATAAGGTAAACGTTTGGAAATAAGGATTTTTCCTGCAGCTGACGGGCATGACCTTGGTGAAACAGATCATATATTCCATCAGCATACACCCTTATTGGTCGACCAACATTTGCAGATTTTGCCATGTGGAAAGAAACACGCTGGCTATAATCACAGCGTTCACGTTTAGCAGCTGCCTCAGGCTCATCACTAAATGGTTCTGGCTTGCAGATGGACATTTGTATGGGTAGAGTAATGTTTCGCAGGCAGTTAGAACCTTCTACTTCCCGTGGACGCTTTCTTGACACCCTTGACGGAGAGTGGAGGTTCCATCCAGAATTTGGCTCACCTTTACCTGCAACATCATATGTAACTTACACTCTTCCTTTCTGTTAGGCACTTATTTCTGTCCTTAAAATGTCCATGCGGTCACAACAATCGGCATGTAATAACAGCTTTTGAGCGTCACAGCAGACGATCTTTAGTGTACTGGTTacggtgctgcacattttagctgCCTCTGTAAACATGTGAATGATGTACCGTTCAAATTCGcgtctttttaaattttcataataaaggggaatggaatttcattatttTCGTTATCCTTTTTCTGTTAAAACTTTCCTGCAGCAAGACCAGACACAAGGTGGAGGTTTGCCAATTCTCCCTCAGGATGAATGTAGATTACTGCCGCAAGGACCCTCATTTCTCCTGAGTTGAGGTTGTGCCCGACACATGCACTCTGGACCGTTAACGTGTCCACGCTGTGCTCCTCACATCTGAGAGACTCTTAACGCTCACAGCAGAAGTCAAACAGTCCCGACAGAGTTCCAAGCTGATACGGGTTCTTCCACGACTATCATGATTTGGGGGACCCATCACCGTTTGGGCTCACCTCTGCTACAGGAATTCTCCAGGCGCCTGCATAGCTAGAGCAACGAGGCAATCAAAGTCAAATGACAGTTCACGGCTCTCATTTAGTATCATTCTACTGCCTTCATGGGACGAATCTTAGTGGTAAACACTGAACGAGCCACAAACATCCACGGTTTGACCCTTCTTAACGCTTAAGGCTTGGAAGTACGTAACTCCACCAACAGCATTCAGCCATCAGGGGCCATCTCCTGGGTAGTGACCTTTGCTCCACGTGCAAGTCATCTTTTCGTCATCCTAACACCAGCGTCACTGGTTCAGAGGCTCTTGTCACTCTCCTTCCAACAGCCACCCTCTGCTTCTTCAAAGCATTGAATGTTCCATTTGCTTTAGGGAGTAAGCTACAGTCGGAACTACAGTGTCTCTGAGAAGAAGGCATTCTCACCGCAGTTTCAGCAGCCAGAGGGCTACTACCATCGTTATTGTGCAAAAGTCAAATTGATCACTTCAAATTTGCTGTGACCTCCAAGGCCACAATCAACATACAGTCCATCATTGACACCTACCCTATTCCAGAAGTGTACGACATTATGGTGTGACTTGCAGGAGGCAAGATATTCGCCAATACTCGTTTGTGGGATGGCTAGATTCAGCTCCTGGATGAGGCACCAGTGATCATTTTGGACTTTAAGACTTTGTTTGAACTATTCCGCCATAACAGGTTACCTTTAGACATTGCCAGTGCTCCGACTACGTTCCAACGGTACTTAAAACAGTTGTCACCGGATGTATTCACCACAGCAAACTATGTGAACAACATTCTATTCACTGGTAAAAACGGCTGGAGGTTGCAGCCACCCTTGGTGTCCTTTTTGCTGTTCTTCAACAAGCCAACCTCAAGAGTAAAAGGGAAATATGCCGTTTTTTTGTCCCTCAGCTGGAATACCTTGGTCGTGTTTCAGTACTTTAGGAATATAACCcacaacaaaatatattaaatCCGCCCTCTTTCAGTCCCAGAGAACTTTAAACAGCTACAATCTGTGCTCAGCCAACTTAATTATAATCATAAGTTCATCCCACATGTTGCAACCATGGCAGAACCGCTCCATCACTTGTTACACAAAAACGAGAAGTCGAACTAGACGGCCACCTGCGATAAAGTCTTCTGAGATCAGTAACTATAGCCGCTGACGCTTCCGATTAGGATTTGGGTGTAGCGTTATCTCTCAATGCCGATGGTGTGGAATGACCTATTGCATTGTCAAAACCCTGACACAAGCGCAGCGCAATTACACCCAAATAGGAAAGGAAGCTATAACTGAACCCGTCATTCGTTTTAAAGGTGATCCCAACATGAAGGACGTCTAAATACTGTTCTCGTAAAAAAAAACGAACGACTTATTATTTCGTAATTGGGAATCGAAGTTTAACCACGAAATGTTAACTGTAAATGTGTCGGTGATTATAGCTTTTGCTTTTAATTGTGTTTGACCCCAGTAAAAGATTGAAATTTAGCTTTGGAAATTACAGCTCAGAGGCGTAATGCATACGTAAAATCAGCCGCTGTATTTTCCGTTTTTTGTTAGTAACGGCGGGCGACTCGACCCCACGAGACAAAACACAGCCATTAACCACACACAGCGTCTCTGTTCGCTTTAGCTTCTCGTCTCATATAATGGAATATTGGCATAACATTCTGCACTCTACAAATATAACTACCACGTTTACAACCAGTAACTTTTAACTACCTTAGCATTAACTTTTGAAATAACTTTTGACCGGTGTGTCCCGACGGAATTCATATTTAATTAAGGTaatcaaaaataatttgaaattccaACCTAAGCATGAAAATGATTTCAAGATCCATTTAATAAATGCAGTAAGCACATAAATAGACCTAAGTGTTTTACCAGTGCCTAATTTAATCGTAATTTTTGCGACGTGTTCCAATTAGTGTCGTTGCAGTACTGCAAATCGAAAAGAACTGGTTTTAACACACGTTACGACTGTCACCCCTGGAAGCAAACTATATTCCTACAAAGATTTGGTCACCAACTTTGATGGAGCAAACTCATTTCAATGTTTCTGAAGGAAACTTGAATTTATTTTGAACTGCATAATAATTGCGTGATGCCTGAAGCAATTTCTCTAATAGCAATATGGATCAACGCTACTCAATGAAAAACGTAAGTTAAGAGTAAAGCTTTCAGTTATTTAGAAGTTACTGATCTCACTTTTCAAATGAAATCATTCGTTAAGAATTCGACCATTAATTTCAATTAAAATAAagtcagctctgaaggagcaaatgtTTTATGACAGTGATATCCCATTGTCGTAACAATTATCACCCTGAAAACACCTAcaagacatttacaaaaatattatgatCTAGAAACAGAATGTGAAAAGAATCTTGGGAGATTTTTGTTAAAGCAAATTTTAATACAGTGGGTCTGTcctgaaaataactacaccatttGAATCGAAATtactcaaattggttcaaatggctctgagcactacgagacttaacagctatggtcatcagtcccctagaacttagaactacttaaacctaactaacctaaggacatcacacaacacccagtcatcacgaggcagagaaaatc
This genomic interval from Schistocerca cancellata isolate TAMUIC-IGC-003103 chromosome 3, iqSchCanc2.1, whole genome shotgun sequence contains the following:
- the LOC126176236 gene encoding LOW QUALITY PROTEIN: choline-phosphate cytidylyltransferase A-like (The sequence of the model RefSeq protein was modified relative to this genomic sequence to represent the inferred CDS: inserted 1 base in 1 codon) — protein: MSICKPEPFSDEPEAAAKRERCDYSQRVSFHMAKSANVGRPIRVYADGIYDLFHQGHARQLQEKSLFPNVYLIVRVCSDALTHSKKGRTVMTESERYGAVRHCCYVDEVVRDAPWELDDDFLAFHKIDFVAHDEIPYMTEDGTDVYARLKEKGMFAATERTEGVFKSDVVARIVREYXYSAKELNASFLNEKKFRLHNKMVELKDKGKRVMKNIGEKKVGMLQKWEEKSRKFIDTCLLLFGRDGPFSQIWNEGKGRLMQALSPPASPRRDGSPTSSTSNDVGESTSSPPPPKAGRYDFSPNSSAQQFAAGQVHAAGHRVLACPLMTRQHNNSKAFQVVTSKLNVPPFTRGSPPV